The following proteins are encoded in a genomic region of Enterocloster clostridioformis:
- the yajC gene encoding preprotein translocase subunit YajC: protein MTSGPMFWILYIVLLGGMLYFMAIRPQKKEKQRQKELLESVAVGDTILTSSGFYGVIIDMTDDTVIVEFGNNKNCRIPMQKAAIIQVEKPEA, encoded by the coding sequence ATGACAAGTGGTCCGATGTTCTGGATTCTCTATATTGTTCTTCTGGGAGGTATGTTATATTTCATGGCAATCCGTCCTCAGAAGAAGGAGAAGCAAAGACAAAAGGAATTGCTGGAAAGCGTTGCAGTCGGTGATACCATTCTCACCAGCAGCGGATTCTATGGCGTTATCATCGACATGACAGATGATACAGTCATTGTGGAATTCGGTAACAATAAAAACTGCCGTATTCCTATGCAGAAGGCTGCCATTATCCAGGTTGAAAAACCGGAAGCCTAA
- the tgt gene encoding tRNA guanosine(34) transglycosylase Tgt — MKYQVITKDGRAKRARMETVHGTVETPVFMNVGTVGAIKGAVSTDDLREIGTQVELSNTYHLHVRTGDKLIKEFGGLHRFMNWDRPILTDSGGFQVFSLAGLRKIKEEGVYFNSHIDGHKIFMGPEESMRIQSNLGSTIAMAFDECPPSHASDDYIRHSVERTTRWLARCKTEMERLNSLPDTVNREQLLFGINQGGVVEEIRMEHARTIREMDLDGYAVGGLAVGESHEEMYHILDVTVPCLPEDKPVYLMGVGTPANILEAVDRGVDFFDCVYPSRNGRHGHVYTNQGKLNLFNQKYELDSRPIEEGCGCPACRSYSRAYIRHLLKAKEMLGMRLCTLHNLYFYNTMMKEIRDAIEEHRYAEYKAAKLAGMEGSSRATGTASDE, encoded by the coding sequence ATGAAATATCAAGTCATAACAAAGGACGGGCGGGCCAAGCGCGCCCGCATGGAAACAGTACACGGCACAGTGGAGACGCCTGTGTTCATGAATGTGGGAACGGTGGGCGCCATCAAGGGAGCTGTTTCAACGGATGACCTCCGGGAAATCGGCACCCAGGTGGAGCTGTCCAATACCTACCATCTCCATGTGCGCACCGGCGACAAGCTCATAAAGGAATTTGGCGGGCTTCACAGGTTCATGAACTGGGACCGCCCCATCCTTACGGATTCCGGCGGGTTCCAGGTGTTTTCCCTGGCAGGCCTGCGCAAGATTAAGGAAGAAGGGGTTTACTTTAACTCCCATATCGACGGCCACAAGATATTCATGGGGCCTGAGGAGAGCATGCGGATTCAGTCCAATCTGGGTTCCACCATTGCCATGGCGTTTGACGAATGCCCTCCCAGCCATGCAAGCGACGACTACATCCGGCATTCAGTGGAGCGCACCACCCGCTGGCTGGCGCGCTGCAAAACCGAGATGGAGCGCCTTAACTCCCTGCCGGACACGGTGAACCGGGAGCAGCTGTTGTTCGGCATCAACCAGGGCGGCGTGGTGGAGGAGATACGTATGGAACATGCAAGGACCATACGGGAAATGGACTTAGACGGCTATGCGGTGGGCGGACTGGCAGTGGGAGAGAGCCACGAGGAGATGTACCATATCCTGGACGTGACAGTGCCCTGTCTGCCGGAGGACAAGCCGGTCTATCTGATGGGTGTGGGCACCCCGGCTAATATCCTGGAAGCAGTGGACCGGGGCGTGGACTTCTTTGACTGTGTATATCCATCCAGGAACGGACGTCACGGTCACGTGTACACCAACCAGGGTAAGCTGAATCTGTTTAACCAGAAATACGAGCTGGATTCCCGCCCCATAGAAGAGGGATGCGGCTGTCCTGCCTGCCGTTCATACAGCAGGGCCTATATCCGTCATCTGCTGAAGGCAAAAGAAATGCTTGGAATGAGATTATGTACCTTGCATAATTTGTATTTTTATAATACAATGATGAAAGAGATTCGCGACGCCATCGAGGAACACCGCTATGCTGAGTATAAAGCGGCCAAGCTTGCCGGTATGGAAGGTTCCAGCCGTGCCACCGGTACGGCGTCTGATGAATAA